The genomic region TTTGTTGGAGTTATCGTAAAAACAAAATTATTTATACTTAATCCCAATAATATAAAAAATATAATATTTAAACGTTTCATTATAATTTTACCTTTATTTTACAAGGAAGTTTTTTATTCACTAACTCTAATACCCCAATCTCCGGGAACAATCCAAGCACCGGATGCCGTATTTAAAACCATTGCACCTGCATTATAAGCAGTACTTTCCAAATTCAAATTAATAGCAGTTTCAAATGAACGAACATTTCTTTGATTCGCTTGCATTCTAATCATTTTTAAATATTCAGTATTCCCCAAATGTTTAGGCATTGTTGTAAATCCCATAGCACCGTCAGTAATAAAATTAGTTCTCAATTCACCTTCTGAATAAAAATAATCGGTTCCGGAATTTTCATTTATAGCTGTTACGACACCATCTTTTACATCAAATCTGTAAATTGTCGCCAAATTTAAAGAAAGATCTGCCGAAAGTGCATATAAGTTACCATTGGTTGTATATCCACCCTTTTGAATATCAATAAAATTTAAATACGAAACAGGTGTAGAAAATAAAGAACCGGAATTCAATGAAACTTTTGTCCATACTGGAGTTTTATTTTCATCAGTATCATTTATAGCATTTGAATAAAATAAACCCTGAGTTGTTGCAACTAACAATCTTGTATCATTAACTTCACGCTTAAAACTAATCATATCAAGCAAATATCCAGGTGGAGGAGTAAGAGTCTTTTCATCCAAAGCGCTATTTGCAACATATTTAAATTTTTCTTTATCCGTCACAAATCTATAAATATTATCAAGAGTCATAACATAAAAATATGTACCGTTTGAATCACCTGCAACTTTTCTAACCTGCGAAAAATTACCGATTTCTTTAAAATCCCATGATGCCACTGCAGCCAAATCAACCGCCGCAGATCCAACTTGCCCATCCCACCCTGAACCATCAATATTTCTAAGTACAGTTAAGCCATTAAATCCGCCAACAAATAACCAACCCTTTTTATCTTCTTGAGATCTTGAAACATCTGCACAACAAATAGGTCCCAAATTATTAAGTGCAGAATCCTGAAGAACATAAACATTCGTATCTTTTACAAATTGATCTTGTGTTGGAGTAAAAGCACCACCGGCTATTGCAGCTCCTGTTTTTATTAATACAACTTTTTTATAACCAAGTGCAACCATAAAAGAAATCTTATCAGCAGCAGCTGTTCGTGCAATACTTTTAGTATTTTCATCAAAATTAAATATCTGGTGTACTCCGGCATTTGTTTGCAAAAATTCATCATTTAATAATTTCACCAAACCATTTCCCATAAGGCCTGAATTAGCGGAACCTTTACCCCATTGAGTAACTTTTACCGTATTTTTATCACCGGATCCATCTTGTGTTAAATACCAAAAATTGGCATTCATTATATCAAAACCAGATCCATAAACTTTATCTATATTTCCGATTACTCTCTGCCATGGAGTCCAAGCTCTTATATAACCGTTTAAATCAAATATTGGATTACTTCTAAAAATTCCTGATTCATGATTAACTGCAGACCTATCGGAAGCCACGCAAACATAAACAGCGTCATTTACTATAAATAAATCTGTAACCGTATCTGTTGTTTGAATTGGCAAATCACCTGCGCCAACGGTTGAAATTACTGCATCGGCACCTAAACTCAACGTCATTCCGGCATTATTTTGAACAATTAAATCTTTATTGTTTTTGTCAGCAATTTTACCAATATTTTGGGCATCAACAACAGTTCCATCACTTTTTTTAGATCCAAGAATTGGCAAAGCATAAATTTTATTTTTTATTTGAGAAACATCCGAAGATATTGAACTATTAACAATTAAATAATTTTTATTGGTACTTGTAACCATAGTTTTTAATTTGTATGTATCTGCATGAACAGCTGTTACAACAGTACTGCTGTAAAATCCGAAAATATTATTTGTTAAATCTGCGTTAAATAAATTTTTGTCCAAAGTCACGGCCGGCTCAATAGTTAATTTATTACTGTCAAAACGCCCAACCAATATTGAAACATCGCCTCCGGCAAGTGCATCATTGGCACGTTTTGCTCCAACAAGTCCAATAAATAATCTTTGTAAATTTGAATCAAAATACATATCACCAAAACTAACAGTGTTTCCGGCAGCTTGTTCAATTGCAAGAAGATCATCTGCCGTTAATTTCAATTGAACGGCTTTATTGCCATCCGTTCCATCTTGAGCATTAACAGGTTGCAATTTACTATCTTTTTGTATCAATACCGCAAAGCCCCCATCGCCTGAGCCAAAATTAGCTGCATTTTGTTTTACAGCAGCAACTATTTTATCCGATGTTGCAGCAAGGCCAACTACACCGGCTGTAGAATTTCCCGCAGCATCGTTTATCTGGTCGGTATTTGTTTTTACAGAACTTCCATCTGCAATATTATCTATTAAACAAACAAGTTTTTGTGCATCAAAATTTGTACCATCAACTAAAGTTGAATCTTGTAGAGTAACAACCGGATTACGTGATTGCAAAGTTAAAAGATCCACTCTTTTGTCATAAACAGGATTTGTCTTTTTTGCTAAAGCATCATTTTCTTTTATTCCGTTTAGATATGCAGTACTTGCAGCCAAAGGTATAAAACTTAAACTATTTGTATCGGGAGTAGAACCTCTAATAAGTTTTACTCGAACAATGGCCGAAGATGACGGTGATGCAGAATCCGCTCCCAAATAAAAATAATCCGCTCCGACAAAAGCAGTTTTTGCATAATTAACATCATCATCTATTTTTGCCAAATATCTGGTTATCTTTCCGTCTTCGTCAGTTTTTTCCAAAGACAGTAAAGCTCTATATTCTTTAAATTCTTTAGGTAACTCTATCTTATCTTTTTCTTGATCGGTTATGGTAAACCTATTTATAACTAAATCTAAAGAAGCAAAAATCTGACATGAAAAAATCGTGCTGAGAATCATAATAAATATATTACGCAACTTCACAGTTAATCCTTTTTTTTAAATTTTATACAAATCAATTTATTAAAAAGATATAGTAATATAACTTTTTGTTTAGCTCAATTTAAAATAAAAAATTACTTAGATAAATAGTAAATTTTTATTCCAAATAATTTTTTAGTTTTATAAAGTATTACAAATGCGGCTAATGCTATGGACATTGTAATTATCCAAAACCCCTGTCCATTTCTAAAAAAATCATAATAATTTGTATTTTTTAATAAATAAAAAAATGTTTTATATAAAATCGAACTGAATATAAATATCGCAGAAATTTGCAAAATATATTTAGCTAAAAAATTAAAATAATTGGCGAAATAAAATTTAAATCTATATTTTCTATATAAAAAATAAAAATAAAATAAAGTTAAAGATATACCGGAAATCGTTGTAGATGCCGCAATACCAAATACACCAAAATAAATCATGCCAACAATATTTAATCCAAAGTTGATAAAAGTTGCAACCACAAGCGCAATTGTTGGACTAACAGTATCATGCATAGCATAAAAAACATTAACCAATATTTTATTTAGTGCATAAAAAACTATTCCTATTGAATAAAGTATAAGCAACCATTTTGCTATTAAGGCATTTTCTAAAGATGTAACATTGCCAAACATTAAAATTGTAAAAATTTCTTCAGATACGAATATTAAAAAAATTGTTGCAGGTAACAAAAGCCAAGTAATAATTTTTGTTGTCTCTAAAATATGAAAATTTAATCTTTTTGGCGCATAAGAAGCACATCTTGAAAAATGTGGCAACAAAATTGTTGCAAAACTAACTGCAAAAATTCCAATCGGCATATTCATAAATCTTCCTGCATAATGAAGCATAGAAAGACTTCCTGCATTTAAAAACGATGCAATTGCCGTATCGATAAAAAGATTAATTTCTATAATACTTACACCTAAAAGACTTGGAATAAATTTGGACAGCACCGATTTTAAAGCCGCATAAGATTTATCAGTTGGGACACTAAATTTAAAATTATATTTAAAATAAACATATAAGTGCATTAAAAAAACTATAAGAGATGATAACAAAACACCAAAACATACGGTTGATACAGAAAATTTAAAATATAATGCACCAAATAAAAATGCTATAAATATAATATTATTAACTACAGGACCAAACGCCGGAATAAATACATGATTAACGGAATTTAAAGCTCCGGCAAGTAATGCACTTCCTGAAAAGAAAAAAATCATAGGAAATAAAATTCTTAAAAACGGTATTGCATACTTAAGTTGCTCTTGTGAAAAACCCGGTGCAGCAAAATATAATACTTGTCTTGGATAAATTGCAACAAGCGCAACCATTATAAGTACAATTCCCTCAAAAAATAAAAAGCTTAATGTCATTAAACCATTGGCTTGCTTTTCATCTTTTTCTCTAACTTTTCGCACAAAAACCGGAACAAATGCTGCAGAAAGAGATCCTTCAGCAAAAATTCGTCTTAAAAAACTTGGAATTTTTAATGCAGTTAAAAACGCATCTGAAATCGCACCAACACCTAAAATACGAGCAACTAACATTTCTCGAATAATTCCAAAAATTCGACTAAAAAAAGTTAATGTTCCAAACTGTGCAGTTTTTTTCAAAATAGCTTTTTTTGTTAAATTAAAACTCATTGTAATATTCCATCTTTCAATGTTAAAATTTTATCCATTCTTTCATAAACAGCTTTATCATGGGAACAAATAATTAATCCCATTCCAAATTCTTTTCGGCACAAAAGTAAAAGATCGGTAATAATTTGAGCATTTTTCGCGTCCAAGTCACCGGTTGGCTCATCAGCAAGCAAAAATTTCGGTTCATTAAAAATAGCTCTTAAAATAGAAACTCTTTGCAGCTGACCACCGGAAAGTTGCGTTGGGTAACTATCAAATTTATCCTCAAGCCCAACTTTATTTAACAAGAATTCTGCTTTTTGTACAGATTCTTTTTTTGTTTTACCTGCAATTAATCCAGGTAAAATTATATTTTCAATTACAGAAAGCTCTTTTATTAGATAGTGAAATTGAAAAACAAAACCAAAATTACTATTTAAAAAAAGCTCTTTTTGTTTCTGGTTAAGCTCAAAAATATTTTTTTGTCCCCAAAAAATTTGACCTTTAGTAGGCAAATCAAGTCCGCCTAATATATGTATCAGCGTTGATTTTCCACTACCTGAAGCACCGGTTATTGCATAGGTGTTTCCTGTTTGAAATTCAAAATTTATTCCATTCAATACATTTAATTCTTTTTCTCCTGACCAAAAACTTTTAAATATATTTTTAACCTGCAAATTTAAATTTTCCACAAGTATTCCTCTCGATTTATGTCCTAATTCTAAACAAATTATAAAAGATCAAAAACATTACGAACCTCGATTTTAAAAACTAAATTCGGTTAATATCAATATTATTGAATTATACCAAAATTTTTTTTTATAATGCATTTGTAAACACAGGGGAAGTTTAGGGGAAAAAAAATTGGTGGGAGGGGCACAAATGAAGAAAACAAACAAAAAGCAACTACAGGAAAAAATTCCTAATTTAATACCGATAATTCCTACGATCGATGTAGTTGTTTTTCCCAACATGGTCGTACCTCTTTTAATTTTAGATGAAAAAATTATAGAGGGAATCAATAAATCTCTTGATGGGGATAAAAAAGTTTTACTTTTGGCTGCAAAACAGCCGGAAAACAGTTCCGGTCCAATAGGTGTTGAAGACCTATATAAAGTCGGAACAATTGCAAATATAATGCGTACTATGCAATTACCTGATGGCGGAATAAAAATTCTCGCCCAAGGTATGGCAAAAGCAGAAGTCGAAGAAATAGAACAAGACGAAACCTCTTTATATGCATTAATAAAACCTATAGATATTGATACGAATAAAGAAGATCAAAACAAACTTATAACATTACAAAGAAAAATAATCGCTCTTGTCGAACAACTTTCTGCAACAGGCAAAATATTTGGCCCGGATTTTCAAATATTACTCTCTCAAATGGAAGAACCTGAACGAGTTGCCGAATTTATAATTTCACATTTAACAATGACAGTTACTCAAGCGCAAGAACTTTTAGAAAAAAAATCGATGATCGAAACCTTTGAATCAATATATGATCAATTAACAAATGAAATAGAAATAAGTAAAGTTCAAGATAATATTCAAAATAATACAAGAGAATCAATAAATAAATCTCAAAGAGAATATTTTTTGAGAGAACAATTAAAAAGTATTCATAAAGAACTAGGTGATGAAGTTGAATCCGATATGGAAGAAATGAAATCTAAAATTGCAACTCTTCCAATAGAACAAGAAGCAAAAGAAGAAGCAACCAGGCAATTGCGCAGATTGGAAAGAACAAGCCCGGATTCGATGGAATCAACCGTTTTAAGAAATCACATTGAATGGATAATAAATTTACCTTGGGGTGTTTACACCAAAGACGATATTGATATACCAAGGGCAAAAAAAATTTTAGATGAAGATCATTACGGACTCGAAGTTATAAAAGATAGATTGTTGGACTTTTTATCCGTAAGAGCATTAAAAGATGATTGTAATACGCCAATATTATGCTTTTCTGGCCCTCCGGGTGTTGGAAAGACATCTTTGGGA from Candidatus Dependentiae bacterium harbors:
- the murJ gene encoding murein biosynthesis integral membrane protein MurJ, with protein sequence MSFNLTKKAILKKTAQFGTLTFFSRIFGIIREMLVARILGVGAISDAFLTALKIPSFLRRIFAEGSLSAAFVPVFVRKVREKDEKQANGLMTLSFLFFEGIVLIMVALVAIYPRQVLYFAAPGFSQEQLKYAIPFLRILFPMIFFFSGSALLAGALNSVNHVFIPAFGPVVNNIIFIAFLFGALYFKFSVSTVCFGVLLSSLIVFLMHLYVYFKYNFKFSVPTDKSYAALKSVLSKFIPSLLGVSIIEINLFIDTAIASFLNAGSLSMLHYAGRFMNMPIGIFAVSFATILLPHFSRCASYAPKRLNFHILETTKIITWLLLPATIFLIFVSEEIFTILMFGNVTSLENALIAKWLLILYSIGIVFYALNKILVNVFYAMHDTVSPTIALVVATFINFGLNIVGMIYFGVFGIAASTTISGISLTLFYFYFLYRKYRFKFYFANYFNFLAKYILQISAIFIFSSILYKTFFYLLKNTNYYDFFRNGQGFWIITMSIALAAFVILYKTKKLFGIKIYYLSK
- a CDS encoding ABC transporter ATP-binding protein, yielding MENLNLQVKNIFKSFWSGEKELNVLNGINFEFQTGNTYAITGASGSGKSTLIHILGGLDLPTKGQIFWGQKNIFELNQKQKELFLNSNFGFVFQFHYLIKELSVIENIILPGLIAGKTKKESVQKAEFLLNKVGLEDKFDSYPTQLSGGQLQRVSILRAIFNEPKFLLADEPTGDLDAKNAQIITDLLLLCRKEFGMGLIICSHDKAVYERMDKILTLKDGILQ